From the Synergistaceae bacterium DZ-S4 genome, one window contains:
- a CDS encoding GntR family transcriptional regulator, giving the protein MSPKTDHESRYQQLASDIASRIAEGSYQVGDKIFARSSLASQYQVSSETARKAVCVLAELGIVEAEKGSGVTVKSRENALLFISRRRDARTLSFLKNSIIEKAEKQIREIAELKEEVEMLVDLTERFRSTNPFIPFEITLEGKLPSIGKKISELCFWQSTSATVVAIKKKGALVLSPGGSTLLEEGDVLYFVGDEGSYSRVKYFLQTLLTKDPLDY; this is encoded by the coding sequence ATGAGCCCTAAAACAGATCACGAATCTCGCTACCAACAACTCGCTTCCGATATAGCATCAAGGATAGCGGAAGGCAGCTATCAGGTCGGTGATAAGATATTTGCAAGATCCTCCCTGGCATCCCAGTATCAGGTCTCATCAGAGACTGCCAGAAAGGCAGTATGCGTACTTGCGGAGCTGGGAATAGTTGAGGCTGAAAAGGGGAGCGGGGTCACTGTGAAGTCCAGGGAAAACGCACTGCTCTTCATTTCAAGGAGACGTGACGCGAGGACCCTTTCCTTTCTCAAGAACAGCATCATAGAGAAGGCAGAAAAGCAGATACGTGAGATCGCGGAGCTGAAGGAAGAGGTCGAGATGCTTGTTGACCTGACTGAACGCTTCCGGTCGACAAACCCCTTCATTCCCTTTGAGATAACCCTGGAAGGCAAGCTTCCCTCGATCGGGAAAAAAATATCTGAACTATGCTTCTGGCAGTCGACCTCGGCGACAGTAGTGGCCATAAAGAAAAAGGGGGCCCTCGTCCTTTCACCAGGGGGTTCGACACTCCTTGAAGAGGGCGACGTTCTCTATTTTGTGGGAGACGAGGGCAGCTACTCAAGGGTAAAATATTTCCTGCAGACCCTCCTGACAAAAGACCCCTTGGATTATTAA
- a CDS encoding ABC transporter substrate-binding protein encodes MKNKLRNVLLLLVMALICTMPAQAFAKTEIVVTDNGWDSQKLHNEIARIIVENAYDGYVLKTSTASSTMNWQAIIAGDVDLDIESWTDNVATYPKDVANGDIVDVGVLAPDSNQGFYVPRYVIEGDAKRGIKPMAPGLKTVKDLAGYHKVFPDDEDKDKGRIYGSIPGWMADEVLHKKYELYGLNKNYNYVRLGSEATLFASLVAAYNLGEAWVGYCYEPTWVSGKLDLVLLQDEPYDKELFEKGATAFPSQQLKIVSSKYFAKKAPDLLEFFKKYRTGSRLIAEALAYLDEKKVSHSEAAKWLLKTHGDLLDQWLPKEKAERVRAVL; translated from the coding sequence ATGAAGAATAAACTGAGAAATGTGCTTTTGCTTTTAGTGATGGCCCTGATCTGCACAATGCCTGCACAGGCATTCGCAAAGACAGAGATCGTAGTTACGGACAACGGGTGGGACAGTCAGAAGCTTCACAATGAGATAGCGAGGATAATAGTCGAGAACGCCTACGATGGATATGTGCTGAAAACTTCGACGGCATCCTCCACGATGAACTGGCAGGCGATAATCGCGGGAGACGTAGACCTTGACATCGAAAGCTGGACGGACAACGTTGCCACGTATCCTAAGGATGTTGCAAACGGGGATATAGTAGACGTTGGCGTGCTGGCCCCTGACAGCAATCAGGGGTTCTATGTCCCCAGATATGTCATAGAGGGGGATGCAAAACGCGGGATCAAGCCCATGGCACCCGGCCTCAAGACAGTAAAGGACCTTGCCGGATATCACAAGGTATTCCCAGATGACGAAGACAAGGATAAGGGAAGGATATACGGCTCCATCCCGGGATGGATGGCAGACGAGGTGCTCCACAAGAAATATGAACTTTATGGGCTGAATAAAAACTACAACTATGTCCGGCTCGGAAGCGAAGCCACGCTCTTCGCCTCGCTCGTAGCCGCATACAACCTTGGCGAAGCCTGGGTCGGCTACTGCTATGAACCGACCTGGGTAAGCGGAAAGCTCGACCTGGTCCTTCTTCAGGATGAACCATACGACAAAGAGCTTTTCGAAAAGGGCGCAACAGCCTTTCCGTCGCAGCAGCTGAAGATCGTAAGCAGCAAATATTTTGCGAAGAAAGCTCCCGACCTTCTTGAGTTCTTCAAGAAGTACAGGACGGGAAGCAGGCTGATAGCTGAAGCACTTGCTTATCTCGACGAAAAGAAGGTCAGCCACAGCGAGGCGGCAAAGTGGCTCCTCAAGACGCACGGCGATCTTCTGGACCAATGGCTTCCGAAGGAGAAGGCCGAGAGGGTAAGGGCCGTTCTTTAA
- the speE gene encoding polyamine aminopropyltransferase, whose product MEYWYTEEHSENVRFSIRVDKQLYSAKSTFQRIDIFEAEEFGRFLTLDGLMMLTEKDEFIYHDMIVHVPMASNLGIKKVLVIGAGDGGTVRELTRYSTIEKIDMVEIDKMVVEACLEYMPQTSSRLSDPRVTIYYEDGLKFVRDKVNMYDLIIVDSTDPFGPGEGLFTKEFYGNCYKALTEEGILVNQHECPYYESYAMSMKRAHKRIREFFPVTRVYQAHIPTYPSGHWLFGFASKKKDPIKDLDENRWNSLGIKTKYYNTELHKGCFAIPTYVKELLDDADKE is encoded by the coding sequence ATGGAATACTGGTACACGGAAGAACACAGCGAAAACGTCAGATTTTCCATAAGGGTCGACAAACAGCTTTATTCGGCGAAGAGCACATTCCAGCGGATAGATATCTTCGAAGCCGAGGAGTTCGGACGTTTCCTCACCCTTGACGGGTTGATGATGCTTACGGAGAAGGATGAGTTTATATACCACGACATGATAGTCCATGTTCCGATGGCGTCGAACCTCGGCATAAAGAAGGTCCTTGTTATAGGAGCAGGCGACGGCGGCACTGTCCGCGAGCTGACGAGATATAGTACGATCGAGAAGATAGACATGGTTGAAATCGACAAGATGGTCGTTGAGGCATGTCTTGAGTACATGCCGCAGACATCATCCAGGCTATCTGACCCGAGGGTCACGATATACTATGAAGATGGGTTGAAGTTCGTACGTGACAAGGTCAACATGTATGACCTGATCATAGTGGACAGCACCGACCCGTTTGGCCCGGGAGAAGGACTCTTCACAAAAGAATTTTACGGCAATTGTTACAAGGCGCTGACTGAAGAGGGCATACTTGTCAACCAGCACGAGTGCCCTTACTACGAGAGCTACGCAATGTCCATGAAGAGGGCCCACAAAAGGATCAGGGAATTCTTCCCCGTGACAAGGGTCTATCAGGCCCACATCCCTACATACCCGTCAGGCCACTGGCTATTCGGTTTCGCCTCAAAGAAGAAGGACCCGATAAAGGACCTCGATGAGAACAGATGGAACAGCCTTGGCATAAAGACAAAGTATTACAATACGGAGCTCCACAAGGGCTGCTTCGCGATACCGACCTATGTTAAGGAACTCCTTGATGACGCGGATAAGGAATAA
- a CDS encoding aminotransferase class I/II-fold pyridoxal phosphate-dependent enzyme: MSRQDRTPIYDALQEYIDNRIVSFDVPGHKQGKGHKALVDAFGQKCISMDLNSSKPLDNLTHPTGVIREAEILAAEAFRASQAFFITNGTTAAVQNMIFSCCRQNDRIIMPRNVHKSVINAMVICGAAPVYVNPGIEPELGISLGMSVRDVKRAVSEHPDAKAIFVNNPTYYGVCSDLREIVKIAHDAGMLALIDEAHGTHLYFGEDLPLSAMDAGADMSAVSIHKTGGSLTQSSMLLLGPAVDAEAVRQIINLTQTTSGSYLLMASLDIARKNLCLHGKEIFERVCSLSEYARKEVNRIPGFRAFGKEIINGDTVFDFDRTKLSIHTRAMGLAGIEVYDILRDEFGIQIEFGDIGNVLAIISVGDRELEIERLLGALSEIQRRFSRDPMNMLDHEYIDPQVAMTPQQAFHAKKISVPIRESLGMISAELVMAYPPGIPILAPGERLTSEIIDYIRYAKEKGCVMTGTKDMEMNNIETVEE, encoded by the coding sequence ATGAGTAGACAGGACAGAACTCCCATCTACGATGCTCTTCAGGAGTATATTGACAACAGGATAGTCTCCTTTGATGTTCCGGGCCACAAACAGGGCAAGGGGCACAAGGCCCTTGTCGATGCCTTCGGACAGAAGTGCATCTCTATGGATCTCAACTCAAGCAAGCCCCTGGACAACCTCACCCATCCGACAGGAGTCATCAGAGAGGCGGAGATCCTGGCGGCTGAGGCCTTCAGGGCGAGCCAGGCCTTCTTCATAACGAACGGTACTACTGCCGCTGTTCAGAACATGATCTTCTCCTGCTGCAGGCAGAACGACAGGATCATAATGCCCAGAAACGTTCACAAGAGCGTGATAAACGCGATGGTGATCTGCGGAGCGGCGCCGGTCTATGTCAACCCCGGAATAGAGCCGGAACTTGGGATAAGTCTGGGCATGTCAGTCAGGGATGTAAAACGGGCAGTATCGGAACATCCGGATGCAAAAGCCATATTTGTAAACAACCCCACCTATTACGGGGTCTGCAGCGACCTGAGAGAAATAGTCAAAATTGCCCATGATGCGGGCATGCTCGCCCTTATCGATGAGGCCCACGGAACGCACCTATACTTTGGAGAGGATCTCCCCCTTTCGGCTATGGATGCGGGCGCCGACATGTCAGCAGTCAGCATACACAAAACGGGAGGATCCCTTACCCAGAGCTCGATGCTGCTGTTGGGTCCGGCCGTAGATGCCGAGGCTGTGAGACAAATAATAAACCTCACACAGACTACAAGCGGCAGTTACCTTCTGATGGCGTCGCTCGACATAGCGAGGAAGAACCTCTGCCTCCACGGCAAAGAGATATTCGAAAGGGTATGTTCGCTAAGCGAATATGCCAGAAAAGAAGTCAACAGGATACCCGGCTTCAGGGCCTTCGGAAAAGAGATAATAAACGGAGATACGGTCTTTGATTTTGACAGGACCAAACTGAGCATACATACCCGTGCAATGGGTCTTGCAGGAATAGAAGTTTATGACATCCTCAGGGATGAATTCGGCATACAGATAGAATTTGGGGACATCGGAAATGTCCTGGCCATTATTTCAGTGGGGGACAGGGAGCTTGAAATTGAGAGGCTTCTCGGGGCCCTTTCGGAAATACAGCGCCGCTTCAGCCGGGACCCGATGAACATGCTAGACCACGAATATATAGATCCACAGGTGGCTATGACTCCCCAGCAGGCTTTCCATGCAAAGAAAATAAGCGTCCCCATAAGGGAAAGCCTCGGGATGATAAGCGCGGAACTTGTGATGGCATATCCGCCCGGCATCCCGATACTTGCGCCCGGGGAGCGGCTGACATCTGAAATAATCGACTACATCAGGTATGCCAAGGAAAAGGGATGCGTCATGACCGGCACCAAGGACATGGAAATGAACAATATTGAGACAGTGGAGGAATAA
- the speD gene encoding adenosylmethionine decarboxylase — translation MNTRAEAIFRKEPEMAEKIKLYGFNNLTKTLSFNIYDVCYAKTEREKNEYVAYIDEQYNAERLTNILCDVTDMIGAHVLNISKQNYDPQGASVTILISEMPMPAETLDPSCNSGLEILSKRETVCGHLDKSHLTVHTYPEFHPNQAISTFRVDIDVSTCGKISPLNALDYLIGSFDSDIITIDYRVRGFTREMDGRKCYLDHKIASIQDFIDAKTLQEYDAQDINVYQSNIFHTKMLIKELHLQNYLFNNDVLEFSPKERLEITNRLRREMIEIYTGMNVYE, via the coding sequence ATGAACACTCGTGCGGAGGCCATTTTCAGAAAGGAGCCTGAGATGGCCGAGAAAATCAAGCTGTATGGCTTTAACAACCTTACAAAAACGCTTAGCTTCAACATTTACGATGTATGCTATGCAAAGACAGAGAGAGAAAAGAACGAATACGTCGCTTACATAGACGAACAGTACAACGCAGAGCGTCTCACAAACATCCTCTGCGATGTCACTGATATGATCGGTGCCCATGTCCTGAATATATCGAAGCAAAACTACGACCCCCAGGGAGCAAGTGTTACCATACTTATCTCGGAGATGCCAATGCCGGCCGAGACCCTTGACCCCTCATGCAACAGCGGACTCGAGATACTCTCAAAGAGGGAGACTGTCTGCGGACATCTCGACAAGAGCCATCTCACAGTCCACACATATCCCGAATTCCACCCGAACCAGGCGATATCGACCTTCCGGGTCGACATTGACGTATCCACCTGCGGCAAGATATCTCCTCTGAATGCCCTCGATTACCTGATCGGAAGCTTTGATTCCGACATTATCACGATCGACTACCGCGTCAGGGGCTTCACCCGCGAGATGGACGGACGCAAGTGCTACCTCGACCACAAGATAGCCTCGATACAGGATTTTATCGATGCGAAGACCCTGCAGGAGTATGACGCGCAGGACATCAACGTCTATCAGTCAAACATTTTCCACACAAAGATGCTGATAAAGGAACTGCACCTCCAGAACTACCTCTTCAACAACGATGTGCTTGAATTTTCCCCGAAGGAGAGGCTAGAGATAACCAACAGGCTCCGCAGGGAGATGATAGAGATCTACACGGGAATGAACGTCTATGAGTAG
- the speB gene encoding agmatinase has translation MTRIRNNGPMVFIGCESGYDEADLVIFGAPFDGTCSYRPGSRFAGSSIRAESYGIETYSPYLERDLADLSVFDAGELDLPFGNACEVLDRIEEAASEIASDGKILLMIGGEHLVTLGAVRAIAKKHPGLNILHFDAHADLRDDYMGEKLSHATVIRRCHELVGGKVYQFGIRSMTREEDLWARENVVQRKYDLGTLDEVLDELMGKPLYLTIDLDVLDPSIFPGTGTPEPGGVSFTDLISAIHRIRGLDIVGCDVNELAPHYDQSGVSTAVACKVIRELILSVL, from the coding sequence ATGACGCGGATAAGGAATAACGGCCCGATGGTCTTTATAGGGTGCGAAAGCGGTTATGACGAGGCGGATCTTGTCATATTCGGCGCACCCTTTGACGGCACGTGCAGTTACAGGCCCGGCTCCAGATTTGCAGGGTCTTCCATCCGCGCTGAATCATACGGCATAGAGACTTACTCTCCCTATCTTGAAAGGGATCTTGCGGATCTCTCTGTCTTTGATGCCGGAGAGCTTGACCTTCCCTTCGGCAACGCCTGCGAAGTGCTTGATAGGATAGAGGAAGCAGCTTCAGAGATAGCATCAGATGGCAAAATACTGCTGATGATAGGCGGAGAGCATCTTGTCACCCTGGGAGCTGTAAGGGCCATTGCAAAAAAGCATCCCGGCCTAAATATCCTCCATTTTGATGCGCATGCGGACCTCCGGGACGACTATATGGGGGAAAAGCTCTCACACGCGACCGTCATAAGGCGCTGCCATGAACTTGTCGGGGGCAAGGTATATCAGTTCGGCATCCGTTCGATGACAAGGGAGGAAGACCTTTGGGCCAGGGAGAACGTCGTCCAGAGAAAGTACGATCTTGGGACCCTGGATGAAGTCCTGGATGAGCTTATGGGAAAACCCCTTTACCTGACAATAGACCTAGATGTGCTAGATCCCTCGATATTTCCGGGGACAGGCACACCTGAGCCCGGAGGAGTCTCTTTCACAGACCTGATATCAGCGATCCACCGCATTAGGGGACTTGATATAGTCGGATGTGATGTAAATGAGCTTGCTCCTCACTACGACCAAAGCGGAGTCTCGACTGCGGTCGCATGCAAGGTGATCAGGGAGCTTATCCTTTCGGTTTTATAG
- a CDS encoding cyclase family protein — MRVIDLSWPITDGMMVFPGDIPPTVKKGATMEENGWRTTLLSFSSHTGTHMDAPSHMVPDGKNLDHLPNETFFGFGLVVDVRGCAARRIELADIKVTSSEISGADYLLFRTGWSEKWGTEDYLKGYPVLSPLSAEWLSEKKLKGVGFDAISVDPIDSVSNEVHRILLSSGLVLLENLRNLDKVGYRPFCMAALPISLEDQDGGPARVMAVLEK; from the coding sequence ATGAGAGTGATCGACCTCAGCTGGCCCATTACAGACGGCATGATGGTCTTTCCGGGCGACATCCCTCCCACTGTCAAAAAGGGGGCTACGATGGAGGAGAACGGCTGGAGAACGACACTTCTCTCCTTCAGCTCGCACACAGGGACTCACATGGATGCCCCTTCGCACATGGTGCCCGATGGGAAAAACCTGGACCATCTGCCCAACGAGACCTTCTTCGGCTTCGGCCTGGTGGTCGACGTGAGGGGATGCGCCGCGAGAAGGATCGAGCTTGCCGACATCAAGGTGACCTCTTCTGAGATCTCTGGCGCTGACTATCTTCTCTTCCGCACCGGATGGTCCGAAAAATGGGGGACTGAGGATTATCTTAAGGGATATCCTGTCCTATCACCGCTTTCGGCCGAGTGGCTTTCAGAGAAAAAGCTGAAAGGGGTAGGATTTGACGCCATATCAGTGGATCCCATAGATTCAGTCTCAAATGAAGTCCATAGGATCCTTCTTTCGAGCGGGCTCGTGCTGCTCGAAAATCTGAGAAACCTGGACAAGGTCGGGTACAGGCCATTCTGCATGGCCGCCCTTCCCATTTCTCTGGAAGATCAGGACGGAGGCCCCGCAAGGGTGATGGCAGTACTGGAAAAATAG
- a CDS encoding type II secretion system GspH family protein, giving the protein MKSSAKTGFTLVELLIGVVMMTIVIAGIAFTVSSGFDLFTKADSNAVVISGVRFTADSFKRTVAPMLNVTNEIEILPAGHAIPGSISEDVHYVFLSNGSVVHRDSKGDHVLEGSEYIDNVEFSIPVASEDTQENYIFKMDLHGKNSDHPNAKLDLQVVNALYNRPEKIGTPVSGDLRGAILKVRASLYLDRLDLYDNDTKIKINGLTMHKGTKIEAVYDLINQTGTSQPMTDASIIEWFISGSVSADITVSEASPTDLNRNSYYWQLVSGGDPVTGKVLDTTGTFHLDTGATETDWEVGVIRCRVTPAVKSSGGSLVASGIPRWSDYVVIKAVEAPSEEFEDILDVLDPDSQTPNGTGDVYLTDVSTQQSQNVFDVNTGQILMTIDSPNKPGHGASFVMQLKHDRFDNDRIYGAWAAGRESASDIPSYITVTNYSVVFDSKIKNKITGTALFLSTRSNNYNFGQIINGTLDNNFRDVGYAVQYSPYHYPYGFFVSKFKDGEEIFRNNKNDPSPLGIYNESMNNRGFDYYHPQYLINSNFTFGQWADRYRVMYTVLEYYDETQGKEYPRHILRVRFLKRTDNWNALNPGDPLSEIKKRDPWCIGPKFYASEPMWFGDSVGNPNTTRTTSTTTVKVKNYYYTTSQTATLGRQINIAAKIFYALKNASNSTVLRKRTMNTRVSELNLDGSTISGTGISDALGGAVLSDPGRSRYVGVKGIIANKRDPEDSVIVYGLDFVPGFSINELRSIMPVNGKLYSLEETIPAAELLKIQDKDWYKSYKLMITSSGNDINKKIFGTTGKSAGNGDNGSWYYQNAGSDGGIYDLQHIKNNCKCPLHNELFKWLGGE; this is encoded by the coding sequence ATGAAAAGCTCTGCCAAAACCGGATTTACTCTTGTTGAGCTGCTGATAGGCGTGGTCATGATGACTATCGTTATCGCAGGCATAGCATTTACAGTCAGCTCGGGATTTGATCTCTTCACAAAAGCGGATTCAAATGCCGTCGTGATAAGTGGTGTGCGTTTTACCGCTGATTCCTTCAAGAGGACCGTCGCCCCCATGCTCAATGTCACAAACGAGATCGAGATACTGCCGGCCGGCCATGCCATTCCCGGATCTATATCAGAGGATGTCCATTATGTCTTTCTTTCAAACGGTTCGGTAGTCCATAGGGATTCAAAAGGGGACCATGTACTGGAGGGCTCCGAGTACATCGATAACGTTGAGTTCTCGATCCCCGTCGCTTCAGAGGACACCCAGGAAAACTATATCTTTAAAATGGACTTACATGGAAAAAACAGCGATCATCCCAATGCCAAACTTGATCTTCAGGTTGTGAACGCACTCTACAACAGACCTGAGAAGATCGGTACCCCCGTCTCCGGCGATCTGAGGGGGGCAATACTCAAAGTCAGGGCCAGCCTCTATCTGGACAGGCTGGACCTCTACGACAACGATACGAAGATCAAGATCAACGGACTCACAATGCACAAGGGTACAAAGATAGAGGCTGTATATGATCTGATCAACCAGACGGGAACATCACAGCCGATGACGGATGCATCGATCATAGAATGGTTCATAAGCGGCAGCGTTTCAGCTGATATTACGGTTTCAGAGGCCAGTCCTACAGATTTGAACAGAAACAGTTATTACTGGCAGCTTGTCTCCGGAGGTGATCCGGTTACGGGAAAGGTGCTTGACACAACCGGAACTTTCCATCTTGACACAGGAGCAACAGAGACAGACTGGGAGGTAGGCGTGATAAGATGCCGCGTGACCCCGGCAGTCAAGTCCTCCGGCGGCAGCTTGGTTGCTTCGGGTATTCCAAGGTGGAGCGATTACGTCGTCATAAAAGCAGTTGAGGCGCCCAGCGAGGAGTTCGAAGATATCCTTGATGTCCTGGATCCTGACAGCCAAACTCCCAACGGCACCGGAGATGTTTATCTTACAGACGTTTCCACACAACAAAGCCAAAACGTTTTCGATGTCAACACAGGACAAATTCTAATGACTATTGACTCACCCAATAAACCTGGACACGGAGCCTCATTTGTGATGCAGCTGAAGCACGATAGGTTTGACAACGACAGAATATACGGTGCCTGGGCGGCGGGGAGGGAATCAGCCTCTGACATACCTTCATATATCACTGTTACGAACTATTCCGTTGTATTTGATTCAAAAATAAAAAATAAAATAACCGGGACAGCACTTTTTCTTAGTACAAGATCAAACAACTATAATTTTGGGCAAATTATCAATGGTACACTTGACAATAATTTTAGGGATGTGGGATACGCTGTCCAGTATTCTCCATACCATTACCCCTATGGTTTCTTTGTTTCCAAATTCAAAGATGGTGAAGAGATCTTCAGAAACAATAAAAACGACCCTAGCCCCCTTGGAATTTATAATGAGTCAATGAATAACAGAGGTTTCGATTATTATCACCCCCAATACTTGATCAACAGTAATTTTACATTTGGCCAATGGGCTGACCGTTACAGAGTTATGTATACAGTTCTCGAATATTATGATGAAACCCAGGGAAAGGAATATCCCCGCCATATTTTAAGGGTAAGGTTTCTCAAAAGGACAGACAACTGGAATGCACTCAACCCGGGAGATCCGCTGTCAGAGATAAAAAAAAGGGATCCCTGGTGTATAGGCCCCAAATTTTACGCATCTGAACCGATGTGGTTCGGGGATTCTGTCGGTAATCCAAACACTACCCGCACTACATCCACAACAACTGTGAAGGTGAAGAATTATTATTACACCACATCTCAGACGGCAACATTGGGCAGGCAGATCAACATCGCTGCGAAGATTTTCTATGCACTCAAAAACGCTTCAAATTCCACTGTTTTGAGGAAAAGGACTATGAATACGAGGGTGTCTGAATTAAATCTTGACGGAAGCACTATTTCGGGGACAGGGATATCTGATGCTTTGGGAGGGGCCGTTTTATCAGACCCTGGTAGATCAAGATATGTAGGTGTAAAGGGGATTATAGCAAATAAACGTGATCCAGAGGATTCGGTAATTGTCTATGGTCTGGATTTCGTCCCCGGGTTCAGCATCAACGAGCTTCGCTCAATAATGCCTGTGAACGGAAAGCTGTACAGCCTTGAGGAGACTATACCTGCCGCAGAGCTTTTAAAGATACAGGATAAAGACTGGTATAAGTCTTATAAACTTATGATCACTTCATCGGGTAACGATATAAACAAAAAGATTTTTGGGACCACCGGAAAGTCTGCCGGCAACGGAGACAACGGCAGTTGGTATTATCAAAACGCAGGAAGCGACGGCGGGATCTATGACCTGCAGCATATTAAAAACAACTGCAAATGCCCTCTCCACAATGAACTCTTCAAATGGCTTGGCGGGGAGTAA
- a CDS encoding ABC transporter permease subunit, producing the protein MEYLFKFPESLRIGNGEAIDIAVKAFSRNHRETLGLIKSAIIASINSINTLLEAIPWPLLILLVAYMGWKVSKKPYVGPMYAAMLFFIGMCGLWENMLETISMVIVAVFLSVMMGFPLGIIVAMSKRTSAVVRPILDLMQTMPAFVYLVPAVILFSPGKTPALIATTIYAVVPMVRMTNLGIIHVDKEMVEAASAFGSTKMQLLAKVQIPQAMPSIMAGVNQTIMMAMSMVVTCALIGANGLGMEILLATNRTEMGKALMPGISIVIVAIILDRLTQGMIKKEAPTE; encoded by the coding sequence ATGGAGTATCTGTTTAAGTTTCCCGAGAGTCTGAGGATCGGAAACGGCGAAGCGATCGACATAGCTGTAAAAGCCTTCAGCAGGAACCACAGGGAGACTTTGGGGCTGATCAAGTCAGCGATCATAGCATCGATAAACTCGATAAATACGCTGCTTGAAGCAATACCGTGGCCTCTTCTGATCCTCCTGGTGGCATACATGGGATGGAAGGTCAGCAAAAAACCTTATGTTGGTCCTATGTATGCGGCGATGCTCTTCTTTATCGGCATGTGCGGCCTGTGGGAGAACATGCTCGAGACGATCAGCATGGTGATAGTGGCTGTCTTCCTCTCTGTCATGATGGGATTCCCGCTTGGAATAATAGTGGCGATGAGCAAAAGGACATCGGCCGTAGTGAGACCTATTCTCGACCTTATGCAGACGATGCCTGCCTTCGTATATCTCGTGCCGGCGGTGATACTCTTCAGCCCCGGGAAGACACCTGCCCTGATAGCCACCACCATATATGCGGTGGTGCCGATGGTCAGGATGACAAACCTGGGCATCATCCACGTGGACAAAGAGATGGTCGAAGCCGCTTCGGCCTTTGGATCGACAAAAATGCAGCTTCTGGCCAAAGTCCAGATACCGCAGGCGATGCCTTCGATCATGGCGGGCGTGAACCAGACGATAATGATGGCGATGTCCATGGTCGTCACCTGCGCCCTGATCGGCGCAAACGGCCTTGGTATGGAGATACTGCTCGCGACCAACAGGACCGAGATGGGCAAGGCTCTCATGCCGGGCATTTCGATAGTCATCGTTGCGATAATACTTGACCGCCTTACCCAGGGGATGATAAAGAAAGAGGCTCCGACAGAATGA